In Thermodesulfitimonas autotrophica, the following proteins share a genomic window:
- a CDS encoding heavy metal translocating P-type ATPase has translation MDEKTYLLQVNSMACAACGARLEAGLKELAGVKEAAANVATGRVRVTAAADLPLHRVIEKVEALGFTVQREELRLAIEGMHCAGCAARLERRLQEVPGVVAAAVNFATGSATVTYLPEATAPDALTAAVAELGFKVKEPLVPAPERKPAREAQPFPYPLLFAALFTLPLLWMMLAELFNLPSPAVLHNKRLLFALGTLIQFGPGFVFYRQALAAARQRSTTMDTLVVLGTTAAYFFSVANTFWLGGPTYYETSGTIITLVLLGRYLEDRARRQTTAAVRELLNLQPATARVLRDGHEVEVPAHTVAVGDTVIVRPGERVPVDGRVVGGAAAVDESLVTGESLPVEKKPGDAVVGGTLNLNGVLHVQATGVGAATVLARMIRLVHEAQERKAKAQRIADRIIGHFVPGVVACGVLTLLGWLLLTGDAARAVLQTAAVLVVACPCALGLATPTAVIVAIGRGAKAGVLFRGGEFLETAARVDTVVFDKTGTLTAGKLTVTAVEAAPGYTTAEVLRLAAAAESPDAHPLARAIVARARSEGLALPESESFSALPGFGVRATVAGQIVVVGQERLLKEEGIAPTPLQEKAAKLRDQGNTVIFVTVSGKPAGIIGVADTVKEDAKAAVAALKQIGVRVILATGDHPAVARAVAGKVGIEEVRAGMLPEEKAGLVKELQTQGRVVAMVGDGINDAPALAAADLGIAVDTGTDVAGEVAGVILFRGDLRGVLRALKLGRLAARKIRQNLFWALIYNTLALPAAALGVLTPVVAAAVMALSSVSVVTSSLLLQRARL, from the coding sequence GTGGACGAGAAAACTTATCTTCTTCAGGTCAACAGCATGGCTTGCGCGGCGTGTGGCGCGCGGCTCGAAGCAGGCCTCAAAGAACTCGCCGGGGTCAAGGAGGCGGCGGCCAATGTCGCCACCGGCAGGGTGCGGGTCACGGCTGCCGCCGACCTCCCGCTTCACAGGGTGATCGAAAAGGTTGAAGCGCTCGGCTTCACCGTCCAGCGGGAAGAGTTACGGCTGGCGATAGAAGGAATGCATTGCGCCGGCTGCGCCGCGCGGCTGGAGCGGCGGCTGCAAGAGGTGCCAGGGGTGGTAGCGGCGGCGGTCAACTTCGCTACGGGAAGCGCCACCGTTACCTATCTCCCGGAGGCAACCGCGCCGGACGCTCTCACTGCGGCGGTGGCGGAACTCGGTTTTAAGGTAAAAGAACCGCTTGTACCGGCCCCCGAAAGAAAACCGGCGCGAGAAGCGCAGCCCTTCCCCTATCCGCTGCTTTTTGCCGCCCTTTTCACCCTCCCGCTGCTCTGGATGATGCTGGCCGAGCTTTTCAACCTCCCGTCTCCGGCGGTGCTGCATAACAAGCGCCTTCTCTTCGCCCTCGGAACGCTGATCCAGTTCGGGCCGGGGTTTGTCTTCTACCGGCAGGCGCTGGCTGCTGCTCGCCAGCGAAGCACCACCATGGATACTCTTGTCGTCCTCGGGACAACGGCGGCCTACTTTTTCAGCGTCGCCAACACTTTTTGGCTTGGTGGCCCCACCTACTATGAAACCTCCGGCACCATCATCACGCTCGTCCTTTTAGGGCGCTACCTCGAAGACCGCGCCCGGCGGCAAACCACCGCCGCCGTGCGGGAGCTTTTGAACCTCCAGCCCGCGACGGCCCGCGTTCTCCGAGACGGGCACGAGGTTGAAGTTCCGGCGCACACCGTCGCCGTCGGGGATACGGTTATCGTCCGCCCGGGCGAGCGGGTGCCGGTTGACGGAAGGGTGGTCGGCGGTGCCGCCGCGGTTGACGAGTCGCTCGTCACCGGCGAAAGCCTGCCCGTAGAAAAGAAACCGGGAGACGCAGTTGTGGGTGGAACGCTTAACCTCAACGGCGTGCTCCACGTGCAGGCTACAGGGGTGGGTGCGGCAACGGTGCTGGCGCGGATGATCCGGCTCGTCCACGAAGCCCAGGAGCGCAAGGCGAAGGCGCAGCGCATCGCAGACCGAATCATTGGTCACTTCGTGCCCGGAGTGGTCGCTTGCGGCGTCTTGACGCTGCTCGGCTGGCTGCTTCTGACCGGCGATGCCGCCCGGGCGGTGCTCCAGACGGCGGCCGTTTTGGTGGTAGCCTGTCCCTGCGCTTTAGGCCTGGCCACCCCCACCGCGGTCATCGTCGCCATCGGGCGGGGGGCGAAGGCGGGGGTTCTCTTCCGGGGCGGGGAGTTTCTCGAAACCGCCGCGCGGGTCGATACGGTAGTTTTTGATAAAACCGGGACGCTCACGGCGGGCAAATTAACGGTCACGGCGGTGGAAGCGGCACCAGGCTACACGACTGCAGAAGTGCTCCGTCTCGCAGCCGCCGCGGAAAGCCCTGACGCGCACCCGCTGGCGCGCGCAATCGTCGCCAGAGCAAGAAGCGAGGGCCTGGCATTGCCGGAAAGCGAAAGCTTCAGCGCCCTTCCCGGTTTTGGCGTTCGGGCGACGGTTGCCGGGCAGATAGTGGTTGTCGGGCAAGAGCGGCTCCTGAAGGAAGAAGGCATCGCCCCAACGCCCCTCCAAGAAAAGGCGGCAAAGCTCAGGGACCAGGGCAATACGGTAATCTTTGTGACCGTAAGCGGCAAACCCGCCGGGATCATTGGGGTCGCGGATACGGTTAAAGAAGATGCCAAGGCGGCGGTCGCCGCGCTCAAGCAGATAGGCGTCAGGGTGATCCTCGCCACCGGTGACCACCCCGCGGTGGCCCGGGCGGTAGCGGGAAAGGTGGGGATAGAGGAGGTTCGGGCCGGGATGCTCCCTGAGGAAAAAGCCGGGCTGGTAAAAGAGCTGCAAACACAAGGCCGGGTGGTGGCGATGGTCGGCGACGGGATCAATGATGCTCCGGCCCTCGCCGCAGCCGATCTCGGGATCGCTGTCGACACCGGAACCGACGTGGCCGGAGAGGTGGCCGGGGTGATCCTTTTCCGCGGCGACCTCCGGGGCGTACTCCGGGCGCTCAAGCTCGGACGGCTAGCCGCCCGGAAGATCCGCCAGAACCTCTTCTGGGCGCTCATCTACAACACCCTTGCCCTGCCTGCCGCCGCCCTCGGGGTTTTGACCCCGGTGGTGGCCGCCGCGGTGATGGCGTTAAGTTCGGTCTCGGTAGTAACGAGCTCGCTCCTGCTGCAACGGGCCAGGCTTTAA
- a CDS encoding glycosyltransferase, producing MAAKHLLLLNTNLAVGGAERQMLHVARHLDPARWETTILLLAKEGLFCRDVPAGVQLAALAPQQPEGMAAKLTWAAKLVPALRRFLRQHAPDLVLTFLWLPTLVCALAFRGLAHKPQLVWSVQSDLEVDFATRWLGGLRAALVKRFIPPQVAHYIAISQGVAEKTARVLAAPQERITVIPNAIDLATIEQLKSQPVAGIPPKPPGRLRLISVGRLAPQKAHHDLIAAFALAAKEAPQDLELVILGEGPERQRLEALREELGLTDQILLPGAVANPYAWLAQADIFVLASHWEPFGIVITEALAVGLPVISTATDGGRDILEGTRAGILVPAGDVAALAQAIADLVSNAPKRAALSRVARSLAAQFDVSSVVPRYEAVLKQVLPP from the coding sequence TTGGCTGCAAAACATCTGCTCTTACTCAACACCAACCTTGCCGTTGGCGGGGCGGAGCGGCAGATGCTCCATGTGGCCCGGCACCTGGACCCTGCGCGGTGGGAAACCACCATTCTCTTGCTGGCTAAAGAAGGACTCTTCTGCCGTGACGTCCCTGCGGGCGTCCAGCTCGCCGCGCTTGCCCCTCAGCAGCCTGAGGGGATGGCGGCCAAGCTCACCTGGGCGGCGAAGTTGGTCCCTGCCCTGCGCCGCTTTCTCCGCCAGCACGCGCCTGACCTGGTGCTCACCTTCCTCTGGCTGCCGACGCTGGTATGCGCGCTCGCGTTCCGGGGCTTGGCGCATAAGCCGCAGCTCGTCTGGTCGGTCCAGTCGGACCTGGAGGTTGATTTCGCCACCAGGTGGCTCGGCGGCCTGCGGGCCGCGCTGGTCAAGCGTTTCATCCCGCCGCAGGTGGCCCATTACATAGCGATTTCCCAGGGGGTGGCGGAAAAGACGGCCAGGGTCCTGGCGGCGCCGCAGGAAAGGATCACCGTCATCCCCAACGCCATTGATTTAGCAACCATCGAGCAGCTGAAAAGTCAACCGGTGGCAGGGATACCCCCAAAACCGCCGGGGCGGCTGCGGCTCATTTCCGTCGGCCGGCTGGCCCCACAGAAAGCCCACCACGACCTGATAGCCGCCTTCGCGTTAGCAGCAAAGGAGGCGCCGCAGGATTTAGAACTGGTGATTTTGGGGGAAGGGCCCGAGCGGCAGCGCCTCGAAGCGCTGCGGGAAGAGTTGGGGTTGACGGACCAGATCCTGCTTCCCGGCGCGGTCGCCAACCCTTACGCCTGGTTAGCGCAGGCAGACATTTTTGTCCTCGCTTCCCACTGGGAACCTTTTGGCATCGTTATCACCGAAGCGCTGGCCGTTGGTCTACCGGTCATCAGCACCGCTACCGACGGCGGGAGGGACATCCTAGAAGGAACCCGCGCTGGCATTCTCGTCCCCGCAGGGGACGTGGCGGCGCTTGCCCAGGCGATCGCAGATCTGGTAAGCAACGCGCCGAAACGCGCTGCTTTGAGCCGCGTCGCGCGCTCGCTCGCAGCGCAATTCGACGTCAGTAGCGTCGTTCCTCGTTACGAGGCGGTCTTAAAACAGGTATTACCGCCGTAA
- a CDS encoding EAL domain-containing protein yields MEHRVRLEKKRRILLALVLTALLLAGVGSAVYSYRHYTEQREKYFQVLRQQQREAARNAAFLLGEVLRPYRELVFITATQLAKMNLDDDAAVDQFLTEKIAGLSVVDNFYFGRERDGKFLDSANAQLPPGYDPRKRPWYREAVAARGFIVTEPYRDAATGELCLTLAIPVYQQQELRGVLGLDIFLRTAQGFIANLKFGTEGYLWVTDSRGYILMHPNKALVGLNLSSSPQAWRRVRGDQDYLEALRANWQKVRGAFEGGVSYRNEKNEPVLAQFWTVPVWEWKVIATAAPAEVSRQLKNIALFNLVTSGMGLLSTLLLVGLSLAAYGLMHRKELQFLATHDFLTGLPNRYFLELNLKRALARVRRGRQSALLFLDFDNFKLINDTLGHSAGDAALKFMVNLLRQNLREGDLLARVGGDEFAVLLEGSGCEEAKAIAERLRRIVDETPVTLEGHTFNLSLSIGITLLDEKMDIQRILGRADAALYTAKENGGNTCVIVRSEEDPVAASSAASYWVSRIKAALREEGFVLLFQPVVGVGDAQIVYHEVLLRMRAEDGTLISPGSFIPVAERFGLMPQVDCWVVKTALKVLQANRELTLFVNLSAASIGSDKLLDCIITAIKESGIDPRQLGFEITETAVMKDFERAKEWLRALRDLGCRFALDDFGTGCASFSLFNLLAADYLDYLKIAGTFVRDAAKTPSARSIVQAITTVATAFGKKTVAEWVENEAILEVVKEIGVDYAQGFYLGKPQPEIKI; encoded by the coding sequence ATGGAGCACCGGGTGAGACTTGAGAAAAAACGCCGCATTCTCCTGGCGTTGGTCCTCACCGCCCTCCTTCTGGCCGGGGTTGGTAGTGCTGTCTATAGCTACCGTCACTACACGGAACAGCGGGAGAAGTATTTTCAAGTGCTGCGGCAGCAGCAGCGCGAGGCGGCGCGGAACGCCGCCTTCCTCCTGGGCGAGGTGCTGCGCCCGTACCGGGAACTGGTTTTTATTACCGCAACCCAGTTAGCAAAGATGAACCTTGACGACGACGCGGCCGTGGACCAGTTTCTCACCGAAAAAATTGCCGGTTTGAGCGTGGTTGATAACTTCTATTTTGGCCGGGAACGGGACGGAAAGTTCCTGGATTCGGCCAACGCCCAGCTTCCGCCCGGCTACGACCCCCGCAAGCGTCCCTGGTACCGGGAGGCGGTGGCCGCGCGGGGTTTCATCGTTACCGAACCCTACCGTGATGCCGCTACCGGTGAGCTCTGCCTGACCCTGGCCATTCCCGTATATCAGCAGCAGGAGTTGCGCGGGGTGCTGGGCCTTGATATTTTCCTCAGGACGGCGCAGGGCTTTATCGCCAACCTCAAGTTCGGGACGGAGGGTTACTTATGGGTAACAGACAGCCGGGGCTACATCCTTATGCATCCTAATAAAGCCCTGGTGGGGCTTAACCTTTCCTCCTCGCCGCAGGCGTGGCGCCGCGTACGGGGAGATCAGGATTACCTCGAAGCCCTGCGGGCTAACTGGCAGAAGGTGCGCGGTGCTTTTGAGGGGGGGGTTAGCTACCGGAATGAGAAAAACGAACCGGTTTTGGCGCAGTTCTGGACCGTACCGGTGTGGGAATGGAAGGTTATTGCGACTGCCGCCCCTGCGGAGGTCAGCAGGCAGCTCAAGAACATCGCCCTTTTTAATCTGGTGACGAGCGGGATGGGACTCCTATCAACCCTGCTCTTGGTGGGGCTTTCATTGGCCGCCTACGGGTTAATGCACCGCAAAGAGCTGCAATTCTTGGCGACCCACGATTTTTTGACCGGGCTGCCCAACCGCTACTTTTTAGAGTTGAATCTTAAACGGGCTCTGGCCCGGGTGCGGCGGGGGCGCCAGAGCGCGCTTTTATTTCTCGATTTCGACAACTTCAAGCTCATTAACGACACCCTGGGGCACAGCGCCGGCGACGCCGCGCTTAAGTTCATGGTTAACCTGCTGCGGCAGAATTTGCGTGAAGGGGACTTGTTAGCCCGCGTCGGCGGGGACGAGTTCGCGGTCCTCCTGGAAGGGAGCGGTTGTGAGGAAGCCAAGGCGATAGCGGAGCGGTTGCGGCGTATCGTTGACGAAACCCCGGTTACGCTTGAGGGGCATACTTTCAACCTCAGCCTCAGCATTGGCATCACGCTGCTCGACGAAAAGATGGATATCCAGAGAATCCTTGGGCGGGCCGACGCGGCGCTCTACACAGCGAAGGAAAACGGCGGCAACACCTGCGTAATCGTAAGGTCTGAAGAAGATCCCGTTGCCGCTTCTTCTGCTGCCAGTTACTGGGTGAGCCGCATCAAAGCGGCCCTGCGCGAAGAGGGCTTCGTTCTTCTCTTCCAGCCGGTGGTGGGCGTTGGGGACGCGCAGATCGTTTACCATGAGGTCCTGCTGCGGATGCGGGCGGAGGATGGCACTTTGATTTCTCCCGGTAGCTTTATCCCGGTTGCGGAGCGCTTTGGCCTGATGCCGCAGGTTGATTGCTGGGTGGTCAAGACGGCGCTTAAAGTCTTACAGGCGAACCGGGAGCTTACCCTGTTTGTGAATCTTTCTGCCGCCAGTATCGGCAGTGATAAGCTTCTCGACTGCATCATCACGGCGATCAAGGAGAGCGGCATCGACCCGCGGCAGTTAGGGTTTGAAATCACCGAAACCGCCGTGATGAAAGATTTCGAGCGCGCGAAAGAATGGCTCCGGGCGCTGCGAGACTTAGGCTGTCGCTTCGCCCTCGACGATTTCGGCACGGGCTGCGCTTCCTTCTCGCTTTTCAACCTTTTAGCGGCGGATTACCTTGACTACCTTAAGATCGCCGGGACCTTCGTGCGCGATGCGGCGAAGACGCCTTCTGCCAGGAGTATTGTTCAGGCGATAACTACCGTGGCTACGGCTTTCGGCAAGAAAACAGTGGCCGAGTGGGTGGAGAACGAAGCGATTCTTGAAGTGGTGAAGGAGATCGGCGTCGACTACGCGCAGGGCTTCTACTTAGGGAAGCCGCAGCCGGAAATCAAAATTTAA
- a CDS encoding type II toxin-antitoxin system VapC family toxin produces the protein MQTAVDTNLLIILLRGKPAAQAQLVAETLLEYDRQGRLVICPAVWAELRVLISEQKLTSFLKDNRIVIDWEVPPDVWAAAAEAFAWYLQRRRSAGALYYCACGQEISPACPQCGRPQGFPRHILPDFLIGAHALHRANLLLTADKGIPGRYFPELKVINPLDKPLS, from the coding sequence ATGCAAACAGCCGTTGACACTAACCTGCTGATCATCCTGCTCCGGGGAAAACCCGCGGCGCAGGCGCAATTGGTGGCGGAAACACTGTTAGAGTATGACCGGCAAGGCCGACTGGTAATCTGCCCGGCAGTTTGGGCAGAGCTGCGGGTATTGATTAGTGAGCAAAAGCTAACTTCCTTCCTTAAGGATAACCGCATCGTAATTGACTGGGAAGTGCCACCGGATGTATGGGCCGCAGCAGCAGAAGCCTTTGCCTGGTACCTACAGCGGCGCCGGTCGGCAGGCGCACTTTATTATTGCGCCTGCGGTCAGGAAATCAGCCCGGCGTGTCCTCAGTGCGGCAGGCCTCAAGGCTTTCCCCGTCATATCTTGCCGGACTTCCTCATCGGCGCTCACGCCCTGCACCGCGCTAACCTGCTTCTCACCGCCGATAAGGGGATTCCAGGTAGGTATTTCCCCGAACTTAAAGTGATCAATCCGCTGGATAAGCCACTAAGTTGA
- a CDS encoding AbrB/MazE/SpoVT family DNA-binding domain-containing protein, which produces MKAAKVRKKPPGERAHLEAKRTQWILKLNPKGQATIPLEVRRVLGVGGECRELKLVAMEDGFRLLPHKPPLPVHQYIGYCAEELAEVEDPVAFVRELRGRPAGTPEE; this is translated from the coding sequence ATGAAGGCCGCAAAAGTCCGGAAAAAGCCACCGGGTGAACGGGCGCACTTAGAGGCAAAAAGGACACAGTGGATCTTGAAGCTCAACCCTAAAGGGCAGGCGACTATCCCTTTGGAAGTGCGCCGGGTGCTCGGTGTTGGCGGCGAGTGCCGGGAATTGAAATTGGTGGCGATGGAAGACGGGTTTCGCCTCTTACCCCACAAGCCGCCCCTCCCGGTCCACCAGTATATCGGTTATTGCGCCGAAGAGCTGGCAGAGGTAGAGGACCCTGTAGCCTTCGTGCGGGAACTCCGGGGCCGCCCGGCCGGTACGCCGGAAGAATAG
- a CDS encoding glycosyltransferase family 4 protein, with protein MTAREQLRVAVLYPANLASPRATPTRARINIQAIGQKVALHVIAEAGDSGSPASTTCSGDRGGDSKGREFSRLGFFRYTRRALRQLEAIKPDVIHAITTVAALPAALYKRRHPSTRFIFEMHGLAYFEQQDLRIGKRLALGFLDYWGAKHADAIIAMSHTQRDLLQRIYRARPEKIHVLWGPVDLDLFSYKEPRPSPPFVVGYCGNDCFWQGLATIFEASRILEPHPEIHFLLMGFPKERYLGIGLPNVTFTGPISRAETPGYLSRCHVLLSPRIGHPATETQYPFKLSAYLAAGRPVVVTAVNDQPAVVRQADCGFIVPPGNARALAEAILDLYRMPESQRLFLGRNARLFAERHLSLGHLSDMLLQIYRNS; from the coding sequence GTGACCGCACGAGAGCAGCTAAGGGTGGCGGTTCTTTACCCGGCAAACCTCGCGTCGCCCAGAGCAACACCAACCCGCGCCCGCATTAATATCCAGGCAATCGGGCAAAAGGTGGCTCTTCACGTCATCGCAGAGGCGGGAGATTCAGGGAGCCCGGCCTCAACAACCTGTTCCGGAGATAGAGGCGGGGACAGCAAGGGCCGGGAATTTTCCCGGTTAGGGTTTTTCCGGTACACACGCCGGGCGTTGCGACAGTTGGAAGCGATAAAGCCGGATGTTATCCACGCGATTACCACCGTCGCCGCGCTGCCGGCAGCGCTTTACAAGCGCCGTCACCCTTCCACCAGGTTTATATTCGAAATGCACGGTTTGGCTTACTTCGAACAACAGGACCTGCGAATAGGTAAACGGCTGGCGCTGGGATTTCTCGACTACTGGGGCGCTAAGCATGCCGATGCGATAATAGCGATGAGCCATACCCAGCGCGATTTGCTCCAACGAATATACCGCGCTCGTCCGGAGAAAATCCATGTCCTGTGGGGGCCGGTTGATCTGGACCTCTTCTCTTACAAGGAGCCCCGTCCTTCACCACCTTTCGTTGTCGGGTACTGCGGCAACGACTGCTTCTGGCAGGGTTTGGCGACCATCTTTGAAGCCTCCCGGATCCTGGAACCCCACCCGGAAATCCACTTTCTCCTTATGGGGTTCCCTAAGGAACGCTACCTGGGGATCGGTCTCCCCAACGTTACCTTTACAGGACCAATATCCCGCGCGGAGACCCCCGGCTACTTGAGTCGCTGCCACGTCTTACTTTCCCCGCGGATAGGGCATCCGGCCACGGAAACCCAGTACCCCTTCAAACTTTCCGCCTACTTGGCCGCGGGGCGGCCCGTTGTCGTTACGGCAGTTAACGACCAGCCAGCCGTGGTGCGGCAGGCGGATTGCGGTTTTATAGTACCGCCGGGAAACGCTCGTGCGCTAGCCGAAGCGATTCTCGACTTATACCGGATGCCTGAGAGCCAGAGACTCTTTCTGGGCCGCAACGCGCGCCTTTTTGCCGAACGCCATCTTTCATTGGGGCATCTATCCGATATGCTTTTACAGATTTACAGAAACTCGTAA
- a CDS encoding UDP-glucose dehydrogenase family protein, which translates to MSKNNELYVQKNALCALKAGDDGVKVTVIGTGWVGLTTAAVFAFLGNDVIGYDVNEKLIEELRAGRVPFFEPHLEELTREGLANRRLSFTTDIGAALSTAEIIFLAVGTPPAPDGRGVEMSFVSRAATVIGENLRPGKLRVVVNKSTVPVGSNGWVDSFIRQGLAQQGDAGPVDFVVASNPEFLREGSAIADTLYPDRVVIGATDARAIEALTRLYHPILTQDFTPPSFLPRPAGRGKVPLVVVDPVTAELIKYAANAFLATKISFINEIANLCDFVGANVKDVARGIGLDHRIGEAFLNAGIGWGGSCFPKDVIALIREAEAYGYEAKLLKAAYEVNAAQRFVVIRKLQEVLKTVRGKTIGILGLAFKPNTDDLRGAPALDIIRKLGELGAIVRAYDPVAMHRCRAEVPDLPASYANDIYNLATGADALVLVTEWEEFTQANWADIARLMRTPVVIDGRNALNKKYLEGLGFVYRGVGV; encoded by the coding sequence ATGAGTAAAAACAACGAACTCTACGTTCAGAAAAACGCACTCTGCGCTTTGAAGGCTGGAGATGATGGGGTGAAGGTTACCGTTATCGGCACCGGCTGGGTGGGTTTAACTACCGCAGCGGTCTTCGCTTTCTTAGGAAATGACGTGATCGGCTACGACGTGAACGAAAAACTGATTGAAGAGTTGCGGGCGGGGAGGGTGCCGTTTTTTGAACCCCACCTGGAGGAACTCACCCGCGAGGGCCTGGCTAACCGGCGGCTCAGTTTTACTACCGACATTGGCGCCGCCCTATCAACCGCAGAGATTATATTCCTCGCTGTTGGCACCCCGCCTGCCCCGGATGGACGCGGGGTGGAGATGAGCTTTGTCAGCCGCGCCGCTACCGTCATCGGCGAAAACCTGCGGCCTGGGAAGCTGCGGGTAGTGGTCAACAAGAGCACCGTTCCGGTTGGGTCGAACGGCTGGGTCGACTCCTTCATCCGCCAGGGGCTCGCGCAACAAGGAGATGCGGGCCCGGTGGATTTCGTAGTTGCCAGTAACCCGGAGTTTTTGCGGGAAGGATCGGCCATTGCCGACACCCTCTACCCCGACCGGGTGGTTATCGGGGCCACCGACGCGCGGGCGATAGAAGCGCTGACCCGGCTTTACCACCCCATTTTAACGCAGGACTTTACCCCACCCTCCTTTCTCCCCCGTCCGGCAGGCCGGGGAAAGGTGCCGTTAGTCGTAGTTGACCCGGTCACCGCCGAGCTAATAAAATACGCCGCCAACGCCTTTTTAGCCACGAAAATCAGCTTCATCAACGAAATCGCTAACTTGTGCGATTTCGTAGGGGCCAACGTGAAGGATGTTGCCCGCGGCATCGGCCTTGACCACCGGATTGGCGAAGCATTCTTGAACGCCGGTATCGGTTGGGGCGGCAGCTGTTTTCCCAAAGACGTGATTGCCCTTATCAGGGAAGCAGAGGCTTACGGGTACGAGGCGAAGCTACTCAAGGCAGCGTACGAAGTAAACGCCGCCCAGCGTTTCGTCGTGATCCGAAAGCTCCAGGAAGTTTTGAAAACTGTTCGCGGCAAGACCATTGGAATTCTCGGCCTCGCCTTCAAGCCGAACACTGACGACCTACGCGGCGCCCCCGCTCTGGATATCATCCGCAAACTCGGCGAACTCGGGGCGATTGTGCGGGCTTACGACCCGGTAGCGATGCACCGGTGCCGCGCAGAAGTGCCCGACTTACCAGCGAGCTATGCGAATGACATTTACAACCTCGCCACGGGAGCTGACGCCCTTGTCTTGGTTACTGAGTGGGAGGAGTTTACGCAAGCCAACTGGGCCGATATTGCGCGCTTAATGCGGACCCCTGTGGTTATTGACGGTCGAAATGCTTTAAACAAAAAATACCTGGAGGGATTAGGCTTTGTCTACCGTGGCGTGGGAGTTTGA
- a CDS encoding UDP-glucuronic acid decarboxylase family protein: MAWEFEPGDYFRGKKALVTGAAGFLGSHLVDKLLAAGCRVVGVDNLSTGNLANLRAALKNPLFSFIKADVTENLVLEEDFDFIFHLASPASPVDYRRLSIETMLVNGLGTKNLLDLALESQAVFLLASTSEVYGNPLVHPQPESYWGNVNPIGPRACYDESKRFAEALTMEYHRRYGCDVRIARIFNTYGPRMRLNDGRVVPNFISQALRGEPLTVYGNGRQTRSFVYVADEIEGLLRLAAAPHAAGEVVNLGNPEEKSILEFAQLVARLVGVECVIEYKELPPDDPTRRCPDISKAQKLLGWQPKTPLEEGLRATIAFFKQELRLPGEENKDVR, encoded by the coding sequence GTGGCGTGGGAGTTTGAGCCGGGAGACTATTTCCGCGGGAAAAAGGCCCTGGTGACCGGGGCTGCCGGTTTTTTGGGCAGCCACCTCGTTGATAAGCTCCTCGCCGCCGGCTGCCGTGTCGTCGGCGTGGATAACCTGAGCACCGGAAACCTTGCTAACCTGCGCGCCGCGCTGAAAAACCCGCTCTTTTCGTTTATAAAGGCCGATGTCACGGAAAATCTGGTTCTGGAAGAGGACTTTGACTTCATCTTCCATTTGGCCAGCCCCGCCAGCCCGGTGGATTACCGCCGCCTGAGCATCGAAACCATGCTGGTCAACGGCCTGGGGACGAAAAACCTCCTGGACCTGGCGCTCGAGTCCCAGGCCGTTTTTTTGCTCGCCAGCACCTCGGAGGTTTACGGCAACCCGCTGGTCCACCCCCAACCGGAAAGTTACTGGGGCAACGTGAACCCCATCGGCCCCCGGGCCTGCTACGACGAAAGCAAGCGCTTCGCCGAAGCACTGACGATGGAATACCACCGCCGCTACGGGTGTGATGTGCGCATCGCCCGGATTTTCAACACCTACGGGCCACGGATGCGCCTCAACGACGGGAGGGTCGTGCCGAATTTCATCAGTCAGGCGCTGCGGGGGGAACCGCTAACGGTTTACGGTAACGGGCGGCAGACGCGCAGCTTCGTTTACGTTGCTGATGAGATAGAAGGGTTGCTCCGCCTCGCAGCCGCACCGCACGCGGCAGGCGAAGTGGTGAACTTAGGGAACCCGGAAGAGAAAAGCATCCTCGAGTTCGCGCAGCTTGTAGCTCGTCTGGTGGGTGTCGAATGCGTCATTGAATACAAGGAGCTGCCCCCAGACGATCCAACCCGGCGCTGCCCAGACATCAGCAAGGCACAAAAGTTGCTTGGCTGGCAACCCAAAACACCTCTGGAAGAAGGCTTGCGCGCCACCATAGCTTTCTTTAAGCAGGAGCTCCGGCTCCCCGGCGAGGAGAATAAGGATGTCAGATAG